In one Juglans regia cultivar Chandler chromosome 11, Walnut 2.0, whole genome shotgun sequence genomic region, the following are encoded:
- the LOC108998807 gene encoding uncharacterized mitochondrial protein AtMg00810-like, whose protein sequence is MGLLNQGTSVIFLLVYVDDILVLSNDATAVEALKSYLNSHFKMKDLGPLKYFLGLEAAKSAKGIHLCQRKYSLEIIEDCGLAGCKPAPSPMEQNLILNAESGDELEDPSQFRRLIGRLIYLTITRPDIGFSVQRLSQFMHRPRVPHMAAANRVVQYVKVTIGLGLFFSSASTDFQLKVYTNSDWPVCTDTKKSVTGYVVFLGDNLVNWKSKK, encoded by the coding sequence ATGGGTTTACTCAATCAAGGTACTTCAGTTATCTTTCTTCTTgtgtatgtagatgatattttaGTCTTGAGTAATGATGCTACTGCTGTAGAAGCCTTGAAGTCATATTTGAACAGTCATTTTAAGATGAAAGACCTAGGTCCTTTGAAGTACTTCTTAGGCCTTGAAGCAGCCAAGTCTGCTAAGGGAATTCACCTCTGTCAGAGAAAGTATTCTCTGGAAATTATTGAAGATTGTGGCTTGGCTGGTTGTAAACCAGCACCTTCACCCATGgaacaaaatttgattttgaatgcTGAAAGTGGGGATGAGTTAGAAGATCCTTCTCAATTTAGAAGATTAATTGGTAGGTTGATTTACCTAACCATTACAAGGCCAGATATTGGCTTCTCAGTGCAAAGATTAAGCCAATTCATGCATAGGCCTCGGGTACCACACATGGCAGCTGCAAATAGGGTGGTTCAATATGTCAAAGTCACAATTGGCTTGGGATTATTTTTCTCATCTGCTTCCACTGATTTCCAGCTCAAAGTATATACAAATTCAGATTGGCCAGTATGCACAGATACCAAGAAATCTGTCACTGGTTACGTAGTGTTTTTGGGGGATAATTTAGTCAATTGGAAGTCAAAGAAGtaa